One Triticum dicoccoides isolate Atlit2015 ecotype Zavitan chromosome 4B, WEW_v2.0, whole genome shotgun sequence genomic window carries:
- the LOC119294734 gene encoding uncharacterized protein LOC119294734 isoform X2, with protein sequence METRKGILELRDRLDKTLACSDLADEGSLISLVKKQILESSLPGSDQGNIDLIAEARAKEVSNFLEMLDTSGNEQPSDIRGPQQKEWKVKQDTDQLRVMYREGPDGTPFHTLLAEGFADGPIDVCTCVSWESGLYRKWFPQYNLPTFKIAQSGCLKKIRIGEQISLIRVKVPWPVSEREALLHYFQFEYLKEDLVIVIMKTISNLDNFSMQTHGFTIDGIPEAGDTIRMDVVGGFVLQRITKERSFFRAVANMDIKLDFVPPWLINFMSRQLIGSGHKLYQKAVSTVAACDEDYKQALRAPLYARIREYQHSPDKAKVTSVEESANEVLPENPTVDNPLAVTNLTPCSEIIEEESEQNTSFKVDNLATRFSNQPAGQVQQVDSPDRTVKQAQQVEIKQLISPEVQKALGILDTAIAVLQGNRSANISALRKLLSYDAMSEEGRAISTKNSHALDVLDTDNLPNGENRQTYFLPDKEVRDREEGAIGSDSPKNMTASTITTTKSMTLRSTIKVHEEETLKSDGLYQNGFHSAKEPKRPKKTKRWLCCLTPSTIG encoded by the exons ATGGAGACGAGGAAGGGAATCCTGGAGCTGCGCGACCGTCTGGACAAGACGCTGGCGTGCTCTGATCTCGCCGACGAGGGCTCTTTGATATCTCTGGTCAAGAAGCAGATTTTGGAGTCGTCTCTGCCCGGCTCTGACCAAG GCAACATTGATTTGATTGCTGAAGCACGAGCCAAAGAAGTCTCGAATTTTCTTGAAATGCTAGACACTTCAGGAAATGAACAGCCTTCAGATATTCGTGGGCCGCAACAGAAGGAGTGGAAG GTGAAGCAGGATACAGACCAATTACGGGTCATGTACCGCGAAGGTCCAGATGGGACCCCATTTCATACTCTTCTTGCTGAAGGCTTTGCTGATGGTCCTATTGATGTTT GTACATGTGTGTCATGGGAATCAGGTCTATACAGAAAATG GTTTCCGCAGTACAATCTGCCAACATTTAAAATTGCTCAGTCAGGCTGCTTGAAGAAGATTCGGATTGGCGAACAAATTTCTTTAATCAG GGTGAAGGTCCCCTGGCCAGTTTCAGAGAGAGAAGCTCTTCTACACTACTTTCAGTTTGAGTATCTTAAAGAAGACCTTGTCATTGTGATCATGAAAACT ATATCCAATTTGGATAATTTCAGTATGCAGACACATGGATTTACTATAGATGGAATCCCTGAAGCTGGTGACACGATTCGGATGGATGTAGTTGGAGGCTTTGTCTTACAGAGGATTACCAAGGAAAGAAGTTTTTTCAG GGcagtagctaatatggacattaagctAGACTTTGTTCCCCCATGGCTGATCAACTTTATGTCAAGACAGCTAATCGGCAGTGGGCATAAGCTATACCAGAAG GCTGTTAGTACTGTGGCCGCTTGTGATGAAGACTACAAGCAAGCTTTACGAGCACCGCTCTATGCAAGAATACGCGAGTACCAGCATTCTCCTGACAAGGCGAAGGTGACTTCAGTTGAGGAAAGCGCTAATGAAGTGCTCCCTGAGAATCCCACTGTAGATAATCCTCTGGCAGTCACTAACCTCACACCATGCAGTGAGATTATCGAAGAGGAGAGTGAACAGAACACATCTTTTAAGGTGGATAATCTTGCAACCCGCTTTTCTAACCAACCAGCCGGGcaagtgcagcaagttgatagTCCTGACAGAACAGTGAAGCAAGCACAGCAAGTCGAAATTAAACAGTTGATTAGTCCTGAGGTGCAGAAGGCTTTGGGCATACTGGACACTGCCATTGCAGTTCTTCAAGGCAACAGATCTGCAAACATCAGTGCCCTCAGAAAGCTCCTTAGTTATGATGCAATGTCGGAAGAAGGCAGAGCCATCAGTACAAAAAATTCGCATGCCCTCGATGTTCTCGATACAGACAATCTCCCAAATGG AGAGAACCGCCAAACTTATTTCTTGCCCGATAAGGAGGTGCGCGACAGGGAGGAAGGCGCTATCGGAAGTGACTCTCCTAAAAACATGACCGCTTCTACCATAACGACGACAAAATCCATGACATTAAGGAGCACAATAAAGGTGCATGAAGAAGAGACCCTGAAGAGCGATGGCCTCTATCAGAACGGTTTCCACAGTGCCAAAGAGCCCAAGAGACCAAAGAAGACCAAAAGGTGGCTTTGCTGCTTAACGCCTAGCACCATAGGATGA
- the LOC119294734 gene encoding uncharacterized protein LOC119294734 isoform X1 produces METRKGILELRDRLDKTLACSDLADEGSLISLVKKQILESSLPGSDQGNIDLIAEARAKEVSNFLEMLDTSGNEQPSDIRGPQQKEWKVKQDTDQLRVMYREGPDGTPFHTLLAEGFADGPIDVCTCVSWESGLYRKWFPQYNLPTFKIAQSGCLKKIRIGEQISLIRVKVPWPVSEREALLHYFQFEYLKEDLVIVIMKTISNLDNFSMQTHGFTIDGIPEAGDTIRMDVVGGFVLQRITKERSFFRAVANMDIKLDFVPPWLINFMSRQLIGSGHKLYQKAVSTVAACDEDYKQALRAPLYARIREYQHSPDKAKVTSVEESANEVLPENPTVDNPLAVTNLTPCSEIIEEESEQNTSFKVDNLATRFSNQPAGQVQQVDSPDRTVKQAQQVEIKQLISPEVQKALGILDTAIAVLQGNRSANISALRKLLSYDAMSEEGRAISTKNSHALDVLDTDNLPNGYPLATAPHDSRENRQTYFLPDKEVRDREEGAIGSDSPKNMTASTITTTKSMTLRSTIKVHEEETLKSDGLYQNGFHSAKEPKRPKKTKRWLCCLTPSTIG; encoded by the exons ATGGAGACGAGGAAGGGAATCCTGGAGCTGCGCGACCGTCTGGACAAGACGCTGGCGTGCTCTGATCTCGCCGACGAGGGCTCTTTGATATCTCTGGTCAAGAAGCAGATTTTGGAGTCGTCTCTGCCCGGCTCTGACCAAG GCAACATTGATTTGATTGCTGAAGCACGAGCCAAAGAAGTCTCGAATTTTCTTGAAATGCTAGACACTTCAGGAAATGAACAGCCTTCAGATATTCGTGGGCCGCAACAGAAGGAGTGGAAG GTGAAGCAGGATACAGACCAATTACGGGTCATGTACCGCGAAGGTCCAGATGGGACCCCATTTCATACTCTTCTTGCTGAAGGCTTTGCTGATGGTCCTATTGATGTTT GTACATGTGTGTCATGGGAATCAGGTCTATACAGAAAATG GTTTCCGCAGTACAATCTGCCAACATTTAAAATTGCTCAGTCAGGCTGCTTGAAGAAGATTCGGATTGGCGAACAAATTTCTTTAATCAG GGTGAAGGTCCCCTGGCCAGTTTCAGAGAGAGAAGCTCTTCTACACTACTTTCAGTTTGAGTATCTTAAAGAAGACCTTGTCATTGTGATCATGAAAACT ATATCCAATTTGGATAATTTCAGTATGCAGACACATGGATTTACTATAGATGGAATCCCTGAAGCTGGTGACACGATTCGGATGGATGTAGTTGGAGGCTTTGTCTTACAGAGGATTACCAAGGAAAGAAGTTTTTTCAG GGcagtagctaatatggacattaagctAGACTTTGTTCCCCCATGGCTGATCAACTTTATGTCAAGACAGCTAATCGGCAGTGGGCATAAGCTATACCAGAAG GCTGTTAGTACTGTGGCCGCTTGTGATGAAGACTACAAGCAAGCTTTACGAGCACCGCTCTATGCAAGAATACGCGAGTACCAGCATTCTCCTGACAAGGCGAAGGTGACTTCAGTTGAGGAAAGCGCTAATGAAGTGCTCCCTGAGAATCCCACTGTAGATAATCCTCTGGCAGTCACTAACCTCACACCATGCAGTGAGATTATCGAAGAGGAGAGTGAACAGAACACATCTTTTAAGGTGGATAATCTTGCAACCCGCTTTTCTAACCAACCAGCCGGGcaagtgcagcaagttgatagTCCTGACAGAACAGTGAAGCAAGCACAGCAAGTCGAAATTAAACAGTTGATTAGTCCTGAGGTGCAGAAGGCTTTGGGCATACTGGACACTGCCATTGCAGTTCTTCAAGGCAACAGATCTGCAAACATCAGTGCCCTCAGAAAGCTCCTTAGTTATGATGCAATGTCGGAAGAAGGCAGAGCCATCAGTACAAAAAATTCGCATGCCCTCGATGTTCTCGATACAGACAATCTCCCAAATGGATATCCTCTTGCCACAGCACCTCATGATTCAAG AGAGAACCGCCAAACTTATTTCTTGCCCGATAAGGAGGTGCGCGACAGGGAGGAAGGCGCTATCGGAAGTGACTCTCCTAAAAACATGACCGCTTCTACCATAACGACGACAAAATCCATGACATTAAGGAGCACAATAAAGGTGCATGAAGAAGAGACCCTGAAGAGCGATGGCCTCTATCAGAACGGTTTCCACAGTGCCAAAGAGCCCAAGAGACCAAAGAAGACCAAAAGGTGGCTTTGCTGCTTAACGCCTAGCACCATAGGATGA